In Methanocorpusculum vombati, the genomic stretch CTTCTCTTTCTTTCTGCTGCAATGGGGCTTGGTCCGATCTCTTTTACGGTGTTGATGACATCGTTGATCACAACCGCCCACTTTGCTCCTTCGGATGCAGAGACGAAGGTCATACGGAAACGTTTGTGCTCCAGACCCATGTTCTGCATGATGCTCTTTACGAGGAACATTCTCTTTGCCGCCTTGAAGTTTCCTGCAAGGTAGTGGCAGTCACCGAAGTGACAGCCGGATACAAGAACTCCGTCTGCTCCGTCGGCGAATGCCTTGAGGACAAAGAGCGTGTCGATACG encodes the following:
- a CDS encoding hydrogenase iron-sulfur subunit; the encoded protein is MADEWKPKIIGIICNWCSYAGADGAGSARTQYPPDVRIVRVMCTGRIDTLFVLKAFADGADGVLVSGCHFGDCHYLAGNFKAAKRMFLVKSIMQNMGLEHKRFRMTFVSASEGAKWAVVINDVINTVKEIGPSPIAAERKR